A single region of the Thermoleophilum album genome encodes:
- the cas3g gene encoding type I-G CRISPR-associated helicase/endonuclease Cas3g: MRASRASSTCTSSSTRSTSRAGSNDAHRAAWFSSRRAECWVDDQYERAMRLAAALTDALETQRDGPLREVALALQQGVSARAPAMEGPLLVWRLRGGIDSENGWRLDPSVCQVIAATPLMWGSRLLFRGFGTSARARNWETGLIAHDAVAVIDEAHLHTRLVDSARLAARQARTRAGLQVTAMSATPAQAIDQSPQEHSEAITYSDEDLAIEAFRRRVDARKPVKVVELAKGEKIPEAVAREAANQRSRLMQLFAQQGAPGSEGNDAQPGDKPLTVAVFVNTVNNALGVASLLEKRGDGEVVVVCGQMRPADVDRLREEYPDLLTPRGDKRVAYLVSTQSLEVGVDLDVPAMVSVLASAPALSQRVGRLNRTGRWDDVATLVVVVPPDLEKAKDNKIEGAGPYDRDELTKAREWLSDKLGARHGTGNASPRAIAESGLASYSKAPRADLPPLTPVELDTCAMTSIALSADPDPELYVSEPSEFEQPEVSVAARKDLDLETEVVAKALRECPPRDHEIANLPIWAAQELVKRLGDSKSVDRVWILRQEEGSLRAVPLDLRASDNDGANRQARDPSRSIRPGDVVVLPAGAPVMTGRVLGLGRSSRRPAGGKIEDVLERSPEGRSRDWIVRAPAGAMAPIVEADPELGTRAARRALAQHLRSVDQLELAKVVAERPLRDLAITWCEPLEGEHGLLVISETRRRAPIVVKAQRQDPVLVDAHQKRVARRLQEILGALARQDFTSEIVGNDVVLEGVGDDIGHLHDALIAAARLHDEGKRHPRFQARMGNPDPTIAVAKALPGAPNDRGDGWRHEQLSAAVARAHGHSALTVVLIAAHHGRGRPLFDRLAEQLVDGWEGIPADVVAAAEQLFGLSGTYELERERLQRQLGVHGLAYLEALLRCADSQISREEVEAPEGVSA; this comes from the coding sequence GTGCGGGCAAGTCGAGCGTCGTCGACGTGCACGTCTTCCTCAACGCGGAGTACCTCGCGGGCCGGCTCGAACGACGCCCACCGCGCCGCCTGGTTCTCGTCTCGCCGCGCCGAGTGCTGGGTCGACGACCAGTACGAGCGGGCGATGAGACTCGCTGCCGCGCTCACCGACGCGCTCGAGACGCAAAGGGACGGACCGCTCCGCGAGGTCGCACTTGCCCTGCAGCAGGGGGTGTCCGCACGTGCCCCGGCCATGGAAGGACCCCTGCTCGTCTGGCGGCTCAGAGGCGGGATCGACAGCGAGAACGGCTGGCGGCTCGACCCGTCGGTGTGCCAGGTGATAGCGGCAACTCCGCTGATGTGGGGCTCGCGCCTGCTCTTCCGTGGCTTCGGCACGAGCGCCCGGGCACGCAACTGGGAGACCGGGCTCATAGCCCACGACGCCGTCGCGGTCATCGACGAGGCCCACCTCCACACGCGTCTAGTTGACTCGGCGCGGCTCGCCGCCCGCCAGGCGCGAACCCGCGCCGGCCTGCAAGTGACCGCCATGTCGGCCACACCCGCCCAGGCGATCGACCAGTCACCTCAGGAACACTCGGAAGCGATCACATACAGCGATGAGGACCTCGCGATCGAAGCCTTCCGACGGCGGGTCGACGCACGTAAGCCGGTGAAGGTAGTGGAGCTAGCGAAGGGAGAGAAGATCCCCGAAGCTGTCGCGCGCGAGGCGGCAAACCAACGATCCCGCTTGATGCAGCTGTTCGCCCAGCAAGGTGCGCCGGGCAGCGAAGGTAACGACGCCCAGCCCGGCGACAAGCCGCTGACCGTAGCGGTGTTCGTGAACACTGTGAACAACGCTCTCGGGGTCGCTTCGCTCTTGGAAAAAAGGGGCGATGGCGAGGTGGTCGTCGTATGCGGCCAAATGCGGCCCGCCGATGTCGATCGATTGCGAGAGGAGTACCCCGATTTGCTGACCCCGCGCGGCGACAAGCGCGTCGCCTACCTGGTTTCGACCCAGTCGCTCGAAGTGGGCGTCGACCTCGACGTCCCCGCGATGGTGTCGGTTCTCGCCTCCGCCCCCGCCCTCAGCCAGCGAGTCGGTCGGCTCAACCGCACCGGACGGTGGGACGACGTCGCCACTCTCGTCGTAGTCGTTCCGCCCGATCTCGAGAAGGCCAAAGACAACAAGATCGAGGGCGCCGGACCCTACGATCGCGACGAGCTGACCAAAGCGCGCGAATGGTTGTCGGACAAGCTCGGCGCACGCCACGGCACCGGTAACGCCAGCCCTCGCGCGATCGCCGAGTCCGGTCTCGCCTCGTATTCGAAGGCGCCCCGTGCGGATCTGCCACCGCTGACGCCAGTCGAACTCGACACCTGCGCGATGACGTCGATCGCGCTCAGCGCGGACCCCGATCCCGAGCTGTACGTATCCGAGCCGAGCGAATTTGAGCAGCCCGAGGTCTCGGTGGCGGCACGGAAAGACCTGGATCTAGAAACCGAGGTCGTTGCGAAAGCCCTCCGGGAGTGTCCGCCCCGCGATCACGAGATCGCCAACCTGCCGATCTGGGCGGCACAAGAGCTCGTCAAACGCCTCGGTGACAGCAAGAGCGTCGACCGAGTATGGATACTGCGACAGGAAGAGGGCTCGTTGCGTGCAGTCCCGCTCGACCTCCGCGCAAGCGACAACGACGGGGCGAACAGACAAGCACGCGACCCAAGCAGGTCGATCCGACCGGGTGACGTGGTGGTACTCCCTGCCGGAGCACCCGTGATGACCGGCCGGGTGCTAGGGCTCGGTCGCTCTTCGCGGCGGCCAGCCGGCGGGAAGATCGAGGACGTGCTCGAGCGCTCCCCCGAGGGACGGTCGCGCGACTGGATCGTGCGCGCCCCGGCGGGCGCGATGGCACCAATCGTCGAAGCCGATCCCGAGCTCGGAACGCGAGCCGCTCGACGAGCGCTCGCCCAGCACCTTCGAAGCGTGGATCAACTAGAGCTCGCGAAAGTCGTCGCAGAGCGCCCGCTCCGTGATCTCGCGATCACGTGGTGCGAGCCGCTGGAAGGTGAACACGGGCTGCTCGTGATCTCCGAGACCCGCAGGCGAGCGCCGATCGTCGTGAAAGCTCAGCGCCAGGATCCTGTTCTCGTCGACGCACACCAAAAGCGCGTCGCGCGGCGCCTGCAGGAGATCCTGGGCGCGTTGGCCCGCCAAGACTTCACGAGCGAAATCGTCGGAAACGACGTTGTCCTCGAAGGGGTCGGCGACGACATCGGGCACCTACACGACGCGCTGATCGCGGCGGCACGGCTTCACGACGAAGGCAAGCGACATCCCCGTTTCCAAGCGCGCATGGGCAATCCCGATCCAACGATCGCAGTGGCCAAAGCGCTCCCCGGCGCCCCCAACGATCGCGGCGACGGGTGGCGTCACGAACAGTTGAGCGCCGCGGTCGCGCGGGCGCACGGCCACAGCGCGCTAACGGTCGTCTTGATCGCTGCTCACCACGGCCGCGGACGACCGCTCTTCGATCGGCTAGCCGAGCAGTTGGTCGACGGGTGGGAAGGAATCCCCGCGGATGTCGTCGCTGCCGCCGAGCAGCTGTTCGGCCTTTCCGGCACGTACGAACTTGAGCGGGAGCGGTTGCAAAGGCAGCTCGGCGTGCACGGGCTCGCGTACCTCGAAGCTCTGCTCAGATGCGCCGACTCGCAGATCTCGCGCGAAGAGGTCGAAGCTCCCGAGGGGGTGAGCGCGTGA